GTTGAATTCCAGGACCTTGATCTTGTCCTTGTCCACCATCAGTCCGGCATAGAGCACACCCTTGAACGGAGTGCCTTCCTTTGCCATGCCCTGGACCGCCGGAATCATCACCTCTTTCATGGCTTTGGTGCGCAGCATGTGATCCAGGACCGGGGCCGGAGAATATGCCCCCATGCCGCCGGTGTTGGGGCCTTCGTCATTGTCCAGTGCCCGTTTGTGGTCCTGGGATTCGGGCAGCGGCAGCACGGTTTTGCCGTCGGTCAGCGCGATAAACGAGGCTTCCTCACCTTTTAGACACTCTTCCACCACCACGGTGGCACCGGCATCTCCGAACCGGTTTTCCAGGATCATCTCTTCGATGGCCTGATCCGCCTGTTCCAGGGTGTCACAGATGATCACCCCTTTACCGGCAGCCAGGCCGTCGGCCTTGACCACGCAGGGGGCGCCTATAAACCGGGCATAGGCCCTGGCCTTGGCAGGGTCGGTGAACGCCTTTCCTCTGGCACAGGGGATGTTGTACTTGTTCATGTGGTTTTTAGAAAACACTTTGCTGCCTTCCAGCTGTGCTGCGGCTTTGCTGGGACCGAACACGGCCAGGCCTTTTGTCTCGAACGCATCGGCAATTCCTTTCACCAGGGGGCCTTCCGGTCCCACCACGGTCAGATCGATCTCATTTTTTTCGGCAAACTCAGCCAGGGCCTGGATATCTTCGGCATCAATGGGGACCGGTTCCGCCAGATCCCGGGTGCCGGCATTGCCGGGGGCGCAAAAAATTTTTTCAACCACGGGGCTCTGGCTGATTTTCCATACCAGGGTGTGTTCGCGGCCGCCGCCGCCTATGACAAGTATTTTCATTGACCTCTCCTTTTGGTTTTATTTTTGTGTTCTTCCATGGCCAGTTGAATCAGTGTGTCCAGCAGTCGGGAAAACGAATATCCGGCTTCGGCCGCTGACTGGGGATACAGGCTGGTTGCGGTCATACCGGGGATGGTGTTGGTTTCCAGGACAAACAGGTCATTGCCGGCAAGCATCATGTCGGTGCGGGAATAGCCTTTGAGAAAAAGGGCCTGGTGGGATCGGACCGCCAGTTCCTGGACCCGGCGGGTGAGATCGGCATCAATGCGGGCCGGACAGATCTCTTCGGTCTCGCCGGCCACATATTTGGCGTTGAAATCAAAATATTCATGGCCCTGGCCGGGAATGATTTCAATCACGGGCAGGGCGGTCGGATCGTCATTGCCCAGGACCCCGCAGGTCAGCTCCAGGCCTTTGACATAGGCTTCGACAATCAGGGTGTCGTCATGGGCAAATCCTTCCTGAATGGCCCGGTCCATGTCCGCTTCTTTTTTGACAATGGTCATGCCCACGCTGGATCCGGCACAGGTGGGCTTCACCACCAGGGGCAGGCCTAAGTCCCGGATCAGTTGGGGAATGTCCGCGGCATCATTGGCGGTCAGGGAGCAAAAATCCGGGGTGGGAATACCCCCTGTCTGATACAGGCGCTTGGACAGCAGTTTGTTCATGGCCACGGCCGATCCCAGAACCCCGGCCCCCTGGTAGGGGATATCCAGCAGATCCAGCAGGCCCTGGACCGTGCCGTCTTCTCCGAACGGGCCGTGGAGAATGATCAGGGCCGCATCGATGTCAGGGGCATCCATGACCAGCTGTTTGAGATCGGTTTTAGGATCATACCGCAGAATGTCATATTTATCCTTGTCCAGTGCTTCAAATACCTGGTTGCCGCTGTTCAACGACACGGAGCGTTCCGAAGAGATGCCGCCGGCCAGCAGGGCGAGTTTTATTTTTTTCATACGCGTTTCCTTATCCCTGGATAATGGATTGTCTTGCTTGATCAAATTCCTCTTTGGTGATCAGGTCTTTTTCGTACAATGCATTCAGTTGATTCATTTTGCGTTCTGCCTTGTCCGTGTCCGTTTCAATCAAACGGGTATCCGGAGAAAGATTGTCCGGCTCAGGATACGTCAAAAGACGGCGGGTGTCTTCCGCATTGGATTTGACTTTAAAAGATGCCAGACCACCCATGAAACTGATTTCCACATTTCGATGCGTCAACTGCTCATTGGATAAAATATCTTGAATCTGTGCGGAATTTTTACGCATCTGGCGGATCACAAGCCATACGCAAAGGGCCACCAGCAGGCCAGCACCTGCCATGATCCAGGGCAGATACTCAAAAAATCCCTTGATCAGGACCACAAAGACGGCAATGCCTGCCAGCAGTACCACATGGAACAGCAAAATAAAGTAGGCGATGAATATATTTTTAAACACCCCTTCTTTGTCGGTTTTATTTAACTTCATGATAACTTTCTGATAATATTTTCCTGGTATTTGTCTGTGATCAGCGGCGATATGCCGCCCCGGAGAAAATCAAGTTTGGTTAACAGGTAATTGAGTTTTTTTGTGATCTCCCGGTGCCGGGCTGATGCGGCATCCGTTGCTTCAAGCAGCAGTTCAGCCTGGGTGATTTTTTTCTTCAATTCAATTTCAGGGGGCAGATACCCCGCATTTTTCAACATTTTATAGGCCAGACGGCAATCATCTGACGCCGGATGGGCCGGCTCCAGAACAAAGGGTTTGCCTTTGCCCTCCAGATTATCAAACGCGCCTTTTTTCTGGGCGGTTTTGATTCTTTCTTCCACAATTTTTTCAAATCCGGGAAACATCCGGGTCATATCCTTAACTATAAAAATTTTAAATTATGGTTTCTAATGGTTCCGGGATATCCAAGATTGTTTGGTTTGGTTAAGAAGGTTAATTTTATTAAACCATCCCGGTTTTTGCAAGCTATTTTCTTGACAGTGCCCGGGCAATACTGTATCAAATACCATTTGATTTACCGCCGTTGCCGGCACAATTTCACAATTATTCAAAGATATCGATATATAACAATGACGCAGAAAAAGACCCTATCAAAGATCAGAAATATTGGCATCATGGCCCACATCGATGCGGGCAAGACCACTGTGACGGAACGGATCCTGTATTATACCGGAAAATCCCACAAGATCGGTGAAGTCCACGATGGCGAAGCGGTCATGGACTGGATGCAGGATGAACAGGAACGGGGGATCACCATTTCCTCGGCCGTGACCACCTGCCAGTGGGAGCAGTCCACTATCCAGATCATCGATACGCCGGGGCATGTGGATTTCACCGTGGAAGTGGAACGGGCCCTGCGGGTGCTGGACGGCGCCATTGGTGTGTTCTGTGCCGTGGGCGGTGTGGAGCCCCAGTCGGAGACCGTGTGGCGCCAGGCGGACCGGTACCGGGTTCCCAGAATGGCGTTTATCAATAAAATGGACCGCACGGGCGCGGATTTTTTCGGGGCTGTGGCATCCATCAAGGAAAAACTGGGGGCCCATCCCGTGCTGCTTCAGGTTCCCATGGGCGCGGAAGATCAGTTTGACGGGGTGATCGACCTCATCGACATGAAACAGATCCGTTGGGATGATGAAAGCCTGGGCGCCACATATGTGGTGGATGAGATCCCTTCAGAATATGCGGACCTGGCCATGGAATACAGAGAAAAACTTTTGGAGTCGGTTTCCGAAGAAGATGATGCCATCATGGAAAAATACCTGGGAGAAGAGGAAATTACCCGGGCCGATCTGATCGCTGCCGTCCGGAAAGCCACCATCAACCACAAACTGGTGCCTGTGCTGTGCGGCAGTGCCTTGAAAAACAAAGGCATTCAGCCGCTGCTCAATGCCATCGCGCATTTTCTTCCCAGTCCCCTGGATGTGCCCCCGGTGCGGGGCATCCATCCTGAAACCGGTGATCCCCTTGATTTTCCCCCGGAAAAAAACGGTCCCCTGGCTGCGTTGATTTTTAAGGTTTCCATGATCGAAGGCCGGAAACTGTCTTTTGCCAGAATTTATTCAGGGAAAATCGAAGCCGGGTCGGACGTGTACAACCCCGTGCTCAAGAAAAAGGAAAAATTGTCCCGGATCCTGCTGATGCACGCCAACAAGCGGGAACGTCTCAAAGAAGCTTCTGCCGGGGATATCGTGGGCATTGTGGGATTGAAGGATTCCGGAACCGGTGATACCTTGTGCTCGGTGGATCACCCCGTGTTTCTTGAAAAAATGAAATACGAAGATCCGGTGATTTCCATTGCCATCGAACCGAAAACCCATGCGGATCAGGAAAAACTGGACATGGTCCTTGAAAAATTCACCATCGAGGATCCGACACTCAAGGTGTCCAAAGATGAAGAAACGGGCCAGACGATTCTGTCGGGTATGGGAGAACTGCATCTGGAGATCATTATTTCAAGGATGCGCAAGGAGTTCAACACCCAGGTGAATGTGGGCAATCCCCAGGTGGTGTACCGGGAGGTGGTCACAGCGCCGGCCACGGGTGAGGCCGTGTTTGACCGGGAGATTTCCGGCAAATCCCATTACGCCAAGGTCCGAATTCAGCTCAAACCCCAGGACCGGGGAACCGGCGTTCTTTTCAGGAACAAGGCCCCTGAAACCCAGATTCCGCCTCAATTTGTGCCCGGTATTGAACAAGGTATCCGGGAAAGCCTGGAAGGCGGGTATCTCAAGGGATATCCGCTGGTGGATGTGGAAATCGTTCTGCTGGGCGGGGCGTTTGAGGAAGGCAAATCCACGGAACTGGGATTTTCAGTGTGTGGGTCCATGGCCTGCAAAGAGGCGTTGGAAAGTGCATCCC
Above is a window of Desulfotignum balticum DSM 7044 DNA encoding:
- a CDS encoding DnaJ family domain-containing protein, with protein sequence MFPGFEKIVEERIKTAQKKGAFDNLEGKGKPFVLEPAHPASDDCRLAYKMLKNAGYLPPEIELKKKITQAELLLEATDAASARHREITKKLNYLLTKLDFLRGGISPLITDKYQENIIRKLS
- the fusA gene encoding elongation factor G, with translation MTQKKTLSKIRNIGIMAHIDAGKTTVTERILYYTGKSHKIGEVHDGEAVMDWMQDEQERGITISSAVTTCQWEQSTIQIIDTPGHVDFTVEVERALRVLDGAIGVFCAVGGVEPQSETVWRQADRYRVPRMAFINKMDRTGADFFGAVASIKEKLGAHPVLLQVPMGAEDQFDGVIDLIDMKQIRWDDESLGATYVVDEIPSEYADLAMEYREKLLESVSEEDDAIMEKYLGEEEITRADLIAAVRKATINHKLVPVLCGSALKNKGIQPLLNAIAHFLPSPLDVPPVRGIHPETGDPLDFPPEKNGPLAALIFKVSMIEGRKLSFARIYSGKIEAGSDVYNPVLKKKEKLSRILLMHANKRERLKEASAGDIVGIVGLKDSGTGDTLCSVDHPVFLEKMKYEDPVISIAIEPKTHADQEKLDMVLEKFTIEDPTLKVSKDEETGQTILSGMGELHLEIIISRMRKEFNTQVNVGNPQVVYREVVTAPATGEAVFDREISGKSHYAKVRIQLKPQDRGTGVLFRNKAPETQIPPQFVPGIEQGIRESLEGGYLKGYPLVDVEIVLLGGAFEEGKSTELGFSVCGSMACKEALESASLALLEPIMQVEVFVPDTYMGDAIADLNSRGGKVESIAPKANIQIIHAVVPLAKMFGYSTALRSATQGRGTFSMKFDRFDRV
- a CDS encoding D-alanine--D-alanine ligase family protein — its product is MKKIKLALLAGGISSERSVSLNSGNQVFEALDKDKYDILRYDPKTDLKQLVMDAPDIDAALIILHGPFGEDGTVQGLLDLLDIPYQGAGVLGSAVAMNKLLSKRLYQTGGIPTPDFCSLTANDAADIPQLIRDLGLPLVVKPTCAGSSVGMTIVKKEADMDRAIQEGFAHDDTLIVEAYVKGLELTCGVLGNDDPTALPVIEIIPGQGHEYFDFNAKYVAGETEEICPARIDADLTRRVQELAVRSHQALFLKGYSRTDMMLAGNDLFVLETNTIPGMTATSLYPQSAAEAGYSFSRLLDTLIQLAMEEHKNKTKRRGQ